In a genomic window of Candidatus Chazhemtobacterium aquaticus:
- a CDS encoding ArnT family glycosyltransferase, whose protein sequence is MKVLTKWWWLLLVVLVAGLVRFYQLEEVPAGLYYDEVDLAYQARSLLETGRDYRGTFSPFYAWSMHDLKTPLPIYLSIPAAMIFSPGVLQARVTTALAGMAVVVLAALLTLKWSKDKRAAFLVGAVMALNPWLIQFSRIAFEAMFALMMYLGFLLTFFNWLKSKNVKTFYLSVVLLSLGVYSYRIMSFYVPLTFLMVGLVYWREILGMGIKRVVIGGMVAAAIILPFLYYTAVETPDQTRFEQLSIFSDPLAPIYVIRGREVDSGDYLQETVGNRPVWYSYLFHNKGVEYLSSLKNNYLKSISTTFLFATGDSNLRQGMGKTGALLWIDIIGLAAGLFWLTKNIKRKENQLLGLWLLSSPLPADLTVDGANHASRLIMMAGPLLIIVGLGWWQITKMLAKQKWGGLINIALVGVYLLVFINVAHKYFVHFPLEAARWHGYGYQQAMLKIKEIEKDYDKVMLTNSNDPAMLYYLFWAQIPPKDVQEYGVEFGPEVIKGMGLDKVKMMSWSKVTEGKQMPHEMGEALEEGVLYLITQQDAKGDIRPEKGSLPSRVKVIESIPYPDNSEVAYFLVTKE, encoded by the coding sequence ATGAAGGTATTAACGAAATGGTGGTGGCTGTTACTGGTTGTCTTGGTGGCAGGTTTGGTTCGATTTTACCAGCTGGAGGAGGTGCCGGCTGGTCTTTATTATGACGAAGTAGATCTGGCTTACCAAGCTAGAAGTTTGCTGGAGACAGGCCGAGACTATCGAGGCACCTTTAGTCCTTTTTACGCCTGGTCGATGCATGATCTTAAGACTCCATTACCGATATATCTATCAATCCCAGCAGCGATGATATTTAGCCCTGGAGTCTTGCAGGCAAGAGTGACAACGGCTTTGGCTGGTATGGCGGTGGTGGTATTGGCGGCTTTGCTAACCCTAAAGTGGAGTAAGGATAAGAGAGCGGCTTTCTTAGTTGGAGCAGTGATGGCCTTAAATCCCTGGCTGATTCAGTTTAGCCGGATTGCTTTTGAGGCCATGTTTGCCTTGATGATGTATCTTGGCTTTTTACTTACCTTTTTTAACTGGCTTAAGAGTAAAAATGTAAAAACCTTTTATCTCTCAGTAGTCCTGTTGTCGTTGGGGGTATATAGCTATCGGATCATGAGTTTCTACGTGCCATTAACTTTTCTAATGGTTGGGCTGGTTTACTGGAGAGAGATACTGGGGATGGGTATAAAGAGAGTGGTGATCGGAGGGATGGTGGCGGCGGCAATCATCTTACCCTTCCTGTACTACACAGCGGTGGAGACACCCGACCAAACCCGATTTGAACAGCTATCGATCTTCTCTGATCCATTGGCTCCAATTTATGTAATCAGGGGTAGGGAGGTAGACTCGGGTGATTATCTTCAAGAGACGGTTGGCAACCGACCGGTGTGGTACTCATACTTGTTTCATAATAAGGGGGTGGAGTATTTGTCTTCTTTGAAGAACAACTATCTTAAAAGCATCTCCACCACCTTCCTGTTTGCAACGGGAGATAGTAACCTGCGGCAAGGGATGGGTAAAACTGGGGCTTTGTTATGGATTGATATTATCGGTTTGGCAGCAGGACTGTTTTGGCTAACCAAAAACATTAAGCGCAAAGAAAACCAACTACTGGGCCTGTGGCTGTTAAGTTCCCCATTACCTGCCGATCTGACTGTGGATGGAGCTAATCACGCTTCGAGACTGATCATGATGGCCGGACCGCTACTTATCATTGTAGGCTTGGGCTGGTGGCAGATTACCAAGATGCTAGCAAAGCAAAAATGGGGAGGGCTTATCAATATAGCTTTGGTTGGTGTCTACCTACTGGTGTTTATAAACGTGGCTCACAAATACTTTGTCCACTTTCCTCTGGAAGCGGCCAGGTGGCATGGTTATGGATACCAACAGGCGATGTTGAAGATTAAAGAGATAGAGAAGGACTATGACAAAGTAATGCTGACTAACTCCAATGATCCGGCCATGCTGTATTACCTGTTTTGGGCCCAAATCCCACCGAAAGATGTGCAGGAGTATGGAGTTGAGTTTGGACCTGAGGTAATTAAGGGTATGGGGTTGGACAAGGTGAAGATGATGAGCTGGAGTAAGGTAACTGAGGGTAAACAGATGCCTCATGAGATGGGTGAAGCACTCGAGGAAGGCGTTCTTTATCTAATCACTCAGCAAGACGCTAAGGGAGATATTAGGCCTGAGAAAGGAAGTCTGCCAAGTAGGGTAAAAGTCATCGAGAGTATACCCTACCCTGATAATAGTGAGGTGGCGTATTTCCTGGTGACCAAGGAATAG
- a CDS encoding B12-binding domain-containing radical SAM protein has product MARKKKLKIAISYPPIVNKLGQKAMVSQNRNVQYFKTPTYLLPVVQAQAATWLKQMGYNVRWDDGNAQLKTYEKWFSDLVRWQPDVVVFESTTPVMKFYWKTINELNKKLPKTIFIMSGYHSMRKPEETLDHSKTDIVLKSNHIDFVLHRLIPYLESNKDWRRSCKIEGLTIRVRGSKYRDTGNFRQVEPLNKSPLIDRDLVNWKNYAYENGNFLQTPGTYATSVIRDCMFGKCTFCRYNGPEMTFSKMSVERSLDEYERLINEYGVKEIFDDSGVWYRGEDARKFAQGIIDRGLHKKGCYFGLNTRFEYLDKETIELMAKANFRFVLIGLESGSDETLKRLNKGYQKKYIERALKWMTEAGLHPHLTIMVGYYWETEKMLSETIDYVKYLMFSGLARTLQVTLCTPLDYTPYHQECINKGVLLTDDYDDFDMSKLIVKTPLPHERYYQAIREMYSIAFHPKFLWRQITYLKTFKKKDWQFLFTYGWRAVRRVRQHIFNLTEANRVDGKK; this is encoded by the coding sequence ATGGCTAGAAAAAAGAAACTAAAAATCGCCATCTCGTATCCCCCAATTGTTAACAAGCTGGGGCAGAAGGCAATGGTGTCTCAGAACCGCAATGTGCAGTATTTCAAGACTCCGACTTACCTACTACCAGTTGTCCAGGCTCAGGCAGCAACCTGGCTTAAGCAGATGGGATATAACGTGAGGTGGGATGATGGCAATGCCCAGTTAAAGACCTATGAGAAATGGTTTAGTGACTTGGTCAGATGGCAACCAGATGTAGTGGTGTTTGAGAGTACGACTCCGGTAATGAAGTTTTACTGGAAGACGATAAACGAACTTAACAAAAAGCTACCCAAAACCATCTTTATCATGTCAGGCTACCACTCGATGAGAAAGCCTGAGGAGACGCTTGATCACAGCAAGACGGATATTGTGCTTAAAAGCAACCATATTGATTTTGTGTTGCATCGGCTGATCCCCTACTTGGAGAGTAATAAGGACTGGAGAAGATCCTGCAAGATCGAAGGGTTAACCATTAGAGTAAGAGGGAGTAAGTATCGGGATACGGGCAACTTCCGTCAGGTAGAGCCATTAAATAAGTCGCCTTTGATTGACCGTGACTTAGTGAATTGGAAAAACTACGCGTACGAGAACGGTAACTTCCTGCAAACTCCTGGAACATATGCCACCAGCGTGATTCGAGACTGCATGTTTGGCAAGTGTACTTTTTGTAGATACAACGGGCCGGAGATGACCTTCTCGAAGATGTCGGTGGAGAGATCTCTGGATGAGTATGAAAGACTTATTAACGAGTATGGAGTAAAAGAGATTTTTGATGACTCGGGGGTGTGGTATAGGGGCGAGGATGCCAGAAAGTTTGCCCAGGGGATCATTGATCGAGGACTTCACAAAAAAGGGTGTTATTTTGGTTTGAATACTCGCTTTGAGTATCTTGATAAGGAAACGATAGAGCTGATGGCTAAGGCTAACTTCCGCTTTGTATTAATCGGCCTTGAATCAGGGAGTGATGAGACATTAAAAAGATTAAACAAAGGATATCAGAAGAAATACATTGAGAGAGCTTTGAAGTGGATGACGGAGGCTGGACTACACCCTCACCTGACTATCATGGTGGGCTATTACTGGGAGACTGAGAAAATGCTCTCTGAAACCATTGATTATGTGAAGTACCTGATGTTCTCAGGACTGGCTCGGACTCTGCAGGTAACTTTGTGTACACCACTTGATTACACCCCTTACCACCAGGAGTGTATTAACAAAGGAGTACTACTGACTGACGATTATGATGACTTTGATATGAGTAAGCTAATCGTCAAGACTCCCCTACCTCACGAGCGATATTACCAAGCCATCAGGGAGATGTACTCCATTGCTTTCCATCCTAAATTCTTGTGGAGACAGATCACTTACTTAAAGACATTCAAGAAAAAAGACTGGCAGTTCCTGTTTACCTATGGCTGGAGGGCGGTACGAAGAGTAAGACAACACATCTTTAACTTGACTGAGGCAAACAGAGTAGACGGAAAGAAGTAA
- a CDS encoding FAD-binding oxidoreductase: MQTIEYGRQQGTHKVLGIRHLTDSAFVLQIEKKNFKFIPGQCVNIGLVNEAINREYSSYSSPNDDKLEFLIKTVEGGAVTPRLSKLKPGNKVSLDGAYGLFTLDEKKLNQKHILIATGTGIAPFHSFVKTYPKLDYQIIHGIRYANEQYDRKDYAKNRYVACVSREKGGDFSGRVTEYLRSNKIDKRARYYLCGNSEMINDVYDILSEAGINGSNIVTEVFF, translated from the coding sequence ATGCAAACAATAGAGTACGGCAGACAACAAGGAACTCATAAGGTATTGGGTATAAGACATTTGACTGATTCAGCTTTTGTACTCCAGATTGAGAAGAAAAACTTTAAATTCATCCCCGGTCAATGTGTCAACATTGGTTTGGTAAATGAAGCGATTAACCGCGAGTACTCCAGCTACTCATCCCCCAATGATGACAAGCTAGAGTTCTTGATTAAGACAGTCGAGGGTGGCGCAGTAACTCCTAGGCTCTCTAAACTCAAACCAGGAAATAAGGTGTCTCTTGATGGAGCTTATGGCCTATTTACCTTAGACGAGAAGAAGTTAAATCAAAAACATATCCTGATTGCTACTGGAACAGGAATAGCTCCATTCCATTCCTTTGTTAAGACATACCCTAAACTTGATTACCAGATCATCCATGGAATCAGATATGCAAACGAGCAGTATGACCGCAAGGACTATGCCAAAAACCGATATGTAGCCTGTGTGTCAAGAGAAAAGGGTGGAGACTTTAGCGGTAGAGTAACGGAGTATTTAAGGTCAAACAAAATCGACAAGAGAGCCCGATACTACTTGTGCGGTAACAGTGAGATGATCAACGACGTCTATGATATCTTAAGTGAGGCTGGGATAAATGGAAGTAATATAGTAACGGAGGTATTTTTCTAA
- a CDS encoding glycosyltransferase yields MKSALPLVSVVITTKNEEKHIVSCLKSIKNQDYPREKIEIIVVDNHSTDDTVKLAKQYTKNIFTKGPERSAQRNYGMITKSHGQYVMYVDADMELSKKVISSCVSKVTKNPDIIGLYIREIVTGDSYWSKVRRFERSFYEGTVIDCVRFIKKSAFVKVKGFDKQITGGEDWDLDKKIRQLGKVDLIKQPIYHNEAEFNLKKYLAKKSYYSKGLDIYIKKWGKDDPDVKKQFSPIYRLVVVFLERGKWQKLLHQPRLVLGMALLRIGVGFSYVKHQVISK; encoded by the coding sequence ATGAAATCCGCTCTCCCATTAGTCTCCGTGGTTATTACCACCAAGAACGAGGAAAAACACATTGTCTCTTGTCTTAAGTCCATCAAGAATCAGGACTATCCTCGGGAGAAAATTGAGATAATCGTTGTTGACAACCACTCTACTGATGACACTGTCAAACTAGCCAAGCAATACACCAAGAACATTTTCACCAAAGGTCCAGAGAGGTCAGCTCAGAGAAACTATGGCATGATCACCAAGAGTCACGGTCAGTACGTCATGTACGTAGACGCTGATATGGAGTTAAGTAAAAAAGTTATATCTTCATGTGTTTCCAAAGTTACTAAAAATCCTGACATCATTGGTTTGTATATTCGAGAGATAGTTACTGGGGACAGCTACTGGAGTAAGGTCAGGCGTTTTGAACGCAGTTTCTATGAGGGTACGGTTATAGACTGCGTTAGGTTTATTAAAAAGTCTGCTTTTGTAAAAGTAAAAGGTTTTGATAAACAAATAACCGGCGGTGAAGATTGGGATCTGGACAAAAAAATCCGTCAACTTGGGAAAGTTGATTTAATAAAACAGCCTATCTATCACAATGAAGCTGAGTTTAACCTAAAGAAGTATCTGGCTAAAAAAAGTTACTATTCGAAAGGTCTTGACATATATATTAAAAAGTGGGGAAAAGATGACCCTGATGTTAAGAAACAGTTCAGCCCCATATACAGGTTAGTAGTGGTGTTTTTAGAAAGAGGAAAATGGCAAAAACTACTACACCAACCAAGACTAGTGTTGGGTATGGCCTTATTAAGGATTGGAGTAGGATTCTCCTATGTTAAGCATCAGGTTATTTCGAAATAA
- a CDS encoding glycosyltransferase: protein MRKQTTPNISSPSKTTVLQTAHVTKVYGPVQSLAKFISEKKRFDFYQIIHPLNNNASPESVFLRNGKKISEVRINTYSIFRYFLDFIITSYWLFKLPKKIDVGFGMNSFDTLPLVIFRHKINKIVFFNTDFARNRFNNKLINSIYVSIDKYCAQKADLVCCNTNRTIDARIDEGINKNKLLLTPNGVDFDKIGKIKPKTKYSKSLIYVGYLSKEHGLQTVIKELPKLDLKLIVIGSGEYERKLKNLVKKLNLDDSVTFLGNLKHQQVINILKKFGGFGLAPYNNSSEWTYYCDPVKIKEYLACYVPVIISSRPEVSETIAREKLGFRYTNEDEIKTILEKVRKMSEKEYKETQENISKFRNEFNLNTIYQNIWQRINQPVYTHE from the coding sequence ATGAGAAAACAAACAACGCCGAATATATCTTCACCAAGCAAAACAACAGTTTTGCAGACCGCTCATGTTACAAAGGTTTATGGACCAGTTCAATCACTAGCAAAATTCATATCAGAAAAAAAGCGCTTTGATTTTTATCAAATAATTCATCCACTTAACAACAATGCCTCTCCAGAGTCTGTTTTTTTACGAAACGGCAAAAAAATTAGTGAAGTTAGGATAAACACATATTCCATATTCCGCTACTTCCTAGATTTTATTATCACCTCATACTGGCTATTTAAACTACCCAAGAAAATAGATGTCGGATTCGGTATGAATAGCTTTGATACGCTTCCCTTGGTGATTTTTCGCCACAAGATAAACAAAATCGTATTTTTTAACACCGACTTCGCCAGAAACAGATTTAATAACAAACTAATTAATTCAATATATGTATCCATTGATAAATATTGCGCCCAGAAAGCAGATCTGGTTTGTTGTAATACAAACAGGACCATCGACGCCAGGATTGATGAAGGAATAAATAAAAACAAACTACTTTTAACGCCGAATGGCGTCGATTTTGACAAAATCGGAAAAATCAAGCCAAAAACAAAATACAGTAAATCGCTCATATATGTCGGCTACCTTTCAAAAGAGCATGGACTTCAGACGGTAATAAAAGAATTACCCAAACTAGATCTGAAGCTTATCGTTATAGGTAGCGGAGAATACGAGCGGAAACTTAAAAATCTGGTAAAAAAATTAAACCTCGACGACTCAGTCACGTTTTTGGGAAATCTTAAGCATCAGCAAGTTATCAATATATTGAAAAAATTTGGGGGCTTTGGATTAGCTCCATACAACAACAGTAGTGAATGGACTTACTATTGCGATCCAGTTAAAATTAAAGAATATCTTGCTTGCTACGTACCAGTTATCATTTCCTCAAGACCTGAAGTTAGTGAAACCATTGCTAGAGAAAAATTAGGATTTAGATATACAAATGAAGATGAAATTAAAACAATCCTGGAGAAAGTTAGGAAAATGTCAGAAAAGGAATACAAAGAAACTCAGGAGAATATTAGCAAGTTTCGTAACGAATTTAACTTAAACACTATTTATCAAAATATTTGGCAAAGAATAAATCAGCCCGTATACACACATGAGTAA
- a CDS encoding class I SAM-dependent methyltransferase: MSKTIRNLQGGDNNLPDDLYKLTSHWIKDGDSILNLGCGSQFNFEKIISKEKDVQITSIDIVSTNKPSYVNRFVTKDVEKPFSLNKKYDVVTFFELIEHIDNTDVLLRNCYRNLKNNGLLIFSFPNLASLYSRIELLLGYQPHILEISNEKANLGTGIFGRINNPDDNPIHHIRGITHNAMKDMVHFHKFKILSMIGYEYRLGKIFKHFPSLAPVNIFILKKL, translated from the coding sequence ATGAGTAAAACAATAAGAAATTTGCAAGGCGGAGATAACAACTTACCTGATGATTTGTACAAGCTGACAAGTCACTGGATCAAAGACGGAGATAGCATATTAAACTTAGGTTGTGGAAGCCAGTTCAATTTTGAAAAAATAATTTCAAAAGAAAAAGATGTTCAAATCACATCAATAGACATTGTCTCGACAAATAAACCATCATATGTCAATCGATTCGTTACTAAAGATGTAGAAAAACCATTTTCCCTAAACAAAAAGTACGATGTTGTTACTTTTTTTGAACTGATCGAACACATAGATAATACTGATGTTCTCTTAAGGAACTGCTATCGAAACCTTAAAAATAATGGTCTACTTATTTTTTCCTTTCCTAATCTCGCCTCTTTGTATTCACGTATAGAATTATTACTCGGTTACCAACCCCATATTCTTGAGATAAGCAATGAAAAAGCCAATCTTGGTACCGGTATTTTTGGAAGAATTAATAATCCCGACGACAATCCAATACATCACATAAGAGGGATTACACACAATGCGATGAAAGATATGGTGCATTTTCACAAATTTAAAATATTAAGCATGATAGGTTATGAGTATCGGTTAGGGAAAATATTCAAACACTTTCCGTCCCTGGCTCCTGTCAATATTTTTATTCTTAAGAAATTATAA
- a CDS encoding YfhO family protein, protein MINRVWLVTPFILFNLSVFYFINKHFKKFGFNRRDVLLIVMFTAYSSPTVNFLSFGWQQIYFLPAAATIMLLDSLISFSKSLEKKYLFVAGILSIFSAQLMHLFIFANICFFLYLVILDKHPKYTKIKTLGHWSFTAIFINLWWVLPLIGNFVFSEIVNYRYDPITDLNNIKNMVSFQDVIFLNSVHGTTTVQQHTTSKVNLIIRTSYFLAFTIGYLKAIKTKKTRKISLTLGVALLVVIFFSAGAHQPFGSLFVWAFKNIPMFYMFRDVSKFGIFIVFIYGIFITYLIKTREKRKRNIVHVGLLFLIAITSFPMITGNLGGDFQTLELPDEYLSTNILINKEELDAKLLALPMPRWTSKFTWMDDEEKGSQIYNPLYTITSNPIIFDELNNTGLIPLHTAALNSICAQQNNENIFLSLLNIKYIIFQKDQLNEPLGFCPNEQMLKNVDKLFTKVREAEYINLYQIAEDEYLPHFYIPVETVYSTSELASISEIQRLNDYQTRTAFFFKSNESTDNKVISPDKTDSVVIEGVLLEPAKDAIDVEEIAKTEIFYPHVKNKPSSPRWHVGFIKERYELSNIKDVNSKLEKKLFFANKRISEIQKWGNISVEKSRPLFRVFGLKELENLLDLWQSQVQQSIDLVIQDEDKGRKATLAKLIKENYSDNLKKLAELGLSELSTASIKSDFDRQLSVYLPETAVDQKSYRLNTPISGEYSIYLETLKDKPYASFIKEILIDDTKIDINLVDSPDQDYQHLGEEYLDSGEHTITLKFNNEINLLPAERQPINLGNKNRFNYQTITDWLPNQWYQVSGNYELNNGGVELAIEEEVLKSDIDKERDNESTSQITKKVGIPPGQGTFKYYVKSGNDPISGGLSIEVDLNASATINDLSVTPIYEPKFIIRSRMNEKPNKSKPVIAFQRINPTKYRVEVRNATEPYLLVFSENYNRGWNVFKKDDGNNTSISFSKVVGDLVSVFLHRHPVKEVVTSYFDGDINEYKHRTTFLEPDTFETWDKKPIATDQHYLANSYANSWYISPDMVGGDTEYELIIEFIPQRLLYIGIFISVIFILIFIIYIAFQKLIKK, encoded by the coding sequence ATGATTAACAGAGTATGGTTGGTTACTCCCTTCATACTATTCAATCTGTCAGTTTTTTATTTCATCAACAAACATTTTAAAAAATTTGGTTTCAACCGAAGGGATGTTCTTTTAATCGTTATGTTTACAGCCTACTCGTCTCCCACTGTCAACTTCCTTTCCTTTGGTTGGCAACAAATATATTTTTTACCTGCAGCTGCAACAATAATGTTGCTGGATAGTCTGATCAGTTTTTCTAAAAGTCTAGAAAAAAAATACCTGTTTGTCGCCGGAATACTATCAATATTCTCTGCACAACTTATGCACTTGTTTATCTTTGCTAACATCTGCTTCTTCTTGTATTTAGTCATCCTCGACAAACACCCAAAATACACCAAAATTAAGACTCTAGGTCATTGGTCATTTACCGCAATTTTCATCAATCTCTGGTGGGTTCTTCCGCTCATCGGCAATTTTGTTTTCAGTGAAATCGTCAATTATCGATACGATCCAATCACAGACCTGAACAATATAAAGAACATGGTCTCGTTCCAAGATGTCATTTTTCTTAACTCGGTCCACGGAACAACAACAGTACAGCAACACACTACCAGCAAAGTTAATCTAATAATCAGGACATCGTATTTTCTGGCATTTACCATCGGCTATCTCAAAGCAATCAAGACAAAAAAAACAAGAAAGATCAGTCTTACCCTGGGAGTTGCATTATTAGTCGTAATTTTTTTTAGCGCAGGCGCCCACCAACCCTTTGGATCACTATTTGTATGGGCATTTAAGAACATACCAATGTTTTACATGTTTAGAGATGTATCAAAATTTGGAATCTTTATTGTGTTTATATACGGCATATTTATTACCTACCTCATTAAAACCAGAGAGAAACGTAAACGAAATATCGTCCATGTTGGCCTTTTGTTTTTAATTGCCATTACATCGTTTCCGATGATCACCGGTAATTTGGGCGGCGATTTTCAAACCCTTGAATTGCCGGATGAATATCTTTCGACAAACATCTTAATTAACAAAGAAGAATTGGATGCGAAGCTGCTGGCCTTACCAATGCCAAGATGGACCTCTAAGTTTACCTGGATGGATGACGAGGAAAAAGGCTCACAAATATACAACCCGCTTTATACCATAACTAGCAATCCCATTATCTTTGACGAATTAAATAATACGGGATTAATACCACTACACACTGCAGCTCTTAATTCTATATGTGCGCAACAAAATAACGAAAATATATTTCTGTCACTTCTAAACATCAAGTACATCATTTTTCAAAAAGATCAACTAAACGAACCTCTTGGTTTTTGTCCTAACGAGCAGATGCTCAAAAACGTCGACAAATTATTTACTAAGGTACGAGAGGCAGAATACATAAATCTATATCAGATTGCCGAGGACGAGTATTTACCGCACTTTTACATTCCGGTTGAAACGGTTTATTCCACCAGTGAACTAGCATCAATATCAGAAATTCAACGACTTAATGACTACCAAACGCGAACAGCCTTTTTCTTTAAATCAAACGAAAGCACAGATAATAAGGTTATATCGCCAGACAAAACTGATTCTGTAGTCATAGAGGGGGTATTACTCGAACCCGCCAAGGATGCAATCGATGTCGAGGAAATCGCCAAAACAGAAATATTCTACCCACATGTAAAAAATAAGCCATCAAGTCCTAGATGGCACGTCGGCTTCATAAAAGAAAGATATGAACTGAGCAATATAAAAGACGTTAATAGCAAATTAGAAAAGAAACTTTTTTTTGCAAACAAACGCATAAGTGAGATTCAAAAATGGGGCAATATTTCTGTTGAAAAATCACGGCCGTTATTCCGCGTATTTGGCCTTAAAGAACTGGAGAACCTACTTGATTTATGGCAATCACAAGTCCAACAATCAATAGATCTAGTCATTCAGGATGAAGATAAGGGTAGAAAAGCAACGTTAGCAAAATTAATCAAAGAAAATTACTCTGATAATCTCAAGAAGCTGGCAGAACTTGGCCTCTCAGAATTGTCCACAGCGTCAATCAAGTCAGATTTTGATAGACAACTAAGTGTGTATCTACCAGAAACCGCAGTCGATCAGAAGTCATATCGACTTAATACCCCCATATCCGGAGAGTACTCTATATATCTTGAAACATTGAAAGACAAACCATACGCCTCTTTCATAAAAGAGATCTTGATTGATGATACAAAAATCGACATCAATCTTGTTGACAGCCCTGATCAGGATTACCAACATCTTGGAGAGGAGTATCTTGATTCAGGTGAACATACAATCACCCTCAAATTCAATAATGAAATTAACCTGTTGCCCGCAGAAAGGCAGCCTATCAATCTTGGCAACAAAAATAGGTTTAATTACCAAACCATTACGGATTGGTTACCAAACCAGTGGTACCAAGTGTCGGGCAACTACGAACTCAATAATGGCGGAGTCGAGCTTGCGATTGAAGAAGAAGTCTTAAAGAGCGACATCGACAAAGAGAGAGACAATGAGTCCACAAGTCAAATAACGAAAAAGGTCGGCATCCCTCCTGGACAAGGCACGTTCAAGTATTACGTCAAATCGGGAAATGATCCAATATCAGGGGGTTTATCTATAGAAGTCGACCTCAATGCCTCGGCGACAATAAATGATTTATCAGTAACTCCAATTTACGAACCCAAATTCATAATTAGGAGTCGGATGAACGAAAAGCCTAACAAGTCAAAACCGGTCATCGCCTTCCAGAGAATTAACCCAACAAAATATCGAGTTGAAGTAAGAAACGCCACCGAACCCTATCTTCTAGTATTTAGTGAAAACTATAACAGAGGATGGAACGTTTTCAAGAAAGACGACGGCAACAATACCTCAATATCATTTTCTAAAGTTGTTGGTGATTTAGTTAGCGTCTTCCTTCACCGTCATCCAGTAAAAGAAGTAGTTACAAGTTACTTCGATGGTGATATCAATGAATATAAGCACAGGACCACATTTCTTGAACCAGACACTTTTGAGACATGGGATAAAAAACCCATTGCAACAGACCAACATTACCTAGCCAACAGCTATGCCAATTCATGGTACATATCACCTGACATGGTTGGAGGAGACACCGAATATGAGCTAATCATTGAATTTATCCCCCAAAGACTACTCTACATCGGTATCTTTATATCTGTAATATTCATATTGATTTTCATAATCTACATCGCTTTTCAGAAACTAATCAAAAAATAA
- a CDS encoding IPT/TIG domain-containing protein, translated as MAKLKSVFPQQLKKLILVLFILGFIYDVVLPLPVSDLSLLIIIALLVGSVIMWNIDGMVLIKHSVWLAILCSIFAILEYNRISERLAIWWYIFFTVGALHLTVTYRLKPGKKYLDSKQLIQEILRSYSPIIKLKLSAVKLAHLTIPVITFTLEEVKITNLVPAILNLTKTCSVFLSLYLVYSLVSNTLSTIEVYQSFYPSNSLNYFIQQTGQYAAISLLIGIVIGLGLFFVIKNRRTLAFIVTPALLFSLFLITNYVYVHTTQFQYDIRLWSVSPKKATLWDEIKLSGRNFRDLPFKGKVYIDGVEHAITSWTDKQIVIQADPTKTSSGEIKVIDYYGKESVNTLPIEYYDFETKELIE; from the coding sequence ATGGCTAAACTCAAATCAGTATTTCCTCAACAACTCAAGAAATTGATATTAGTGCTGTTTATCTTAGGTTTTATCTATGACGTAGTCCTTCCCCTGCCAGTATCAGATTTATCGCTCCTGATCATAATAGCTTTGCTTGTTGGATCCGTCATTATGTGGAATATTGACGGAATGGTTTTAATCAAACACTCCGTCTGGCTAGCAATCCTTTGCTCAATATTTGCGATCCTAGAATATAACCGTATCTCGGAAAGACTAGCCATATGGTGGTATATCTTTTTCACTGTTGGTGCTTTACATTTAACAGTCACCTATCGGCTAAAACCAGGCAAAAAATACTTGGATTCCAAACAACTAATTCAAGAAATCCTTCGTTCATATTCTCCCATTATTAAACTCAAACTTTCCGCCGTTAAATTAGCCCACCTTACCATTCCTGTCATCACCTTCACTCTCGAAGAAGTTAAAATTACCAATCTTGTTCCGGCAATTCTTAACCTCACCAAGACATGCTCTGTTTTCCTTAGCTTATATCTAGTTTATTCTCTAGTATCCAATACCCTAAGCACCATAGAGGTATATCAAAGTTTTTACCCTTCAAACTCATTAAACTACTTTATCCAACAAACCGGACAATATGCAGCCATATCTTTATTAATTGGTATAGTAATCGGTCTTGGCCTATTTTTTGTTATCAAAAATCGCCGGACCCTAGCTTTCATCGTCACCCCCGCCTTATTGTTCTCTCTGTTTTTGATAACCAATTATGTTTACGTCCACACCACCCAGTTTCAGTACGATATCCGTCTTTGGTCAGTTAGCCCGAAAAAAGCCACGCTTTGGGATGAAATTAAACTATCTGGTCGCAATTTCCGTGACCTACCCTTTAAGGGCAAAGTCTATATTGATGGCGTTGAACACGCGATTACCTCCTGGACCGATAAGCAGATCGTTATTCAAGCCGACCCCACCAAGACCAGCAGCGGAGAAATTAAGGTTATCGATTATTATGGCAAAGAGAGTGTAAACACTCTCCCAATAGAGTATTATGACTTTGAAACCAAAGAATTAATTGAATGA